The Pseudomonas sp. MPC6 nucleotide sequence CAAGTGCTCGGCGTGTTCGCGGGTCAGCGCAAAGTGGCTGTGATGACTGAGCATATTGCCCCGGCTGATTTGATTGCCATCCCGGCCCACTGCCATGGCCAGGGTCTGGGCCGGACCTTCATCGACAATCGGCAGCACGTCGTACATCGGCGACAGGCGCCACTGCCCTGCGAGCCAGATGATCGAGTGGTTGCGCGGGTGGTCGTCGCTGTTGCCCGCCAAGGCGTTGTAGCACATGCGTTTGAACAGCTCTTGCAGGTCCACGTCCGGCACTCCGCGCCGGCGCATCTCATCGGCGACCGCCGCGTAGCGCCAGTCACGGTGGTATTGCTCGTTCCATTCCGCATCGAGCAAGGTCAGTGCGCTGAGCATCGGGATGCGCCTGGCGCCTTCGGCCAAGGGTGTGCGGTCGAAGCGTTCGATCAATAACGTCGAGGGCGTTTCGGCATGCAAGGCGGTCTTGGCCACGTTCATCCCCTTGGAGGCGGCGAAGGTCATGCAGGCATATTCGATGGCCGGGAAATCATACTGGTCGAATCGGTCTCGGGGCTTGGCCAGAATCAGCATCCCGTGGTCCTGCAATGTTCGCTTTGGTCGCGCACCGCCTAGCGAAGAGCGTTGCTGGCGGATGTTCAGCATCGCGACAGACTGTTCATCCAGTTGGCCGTCATAGACCGCTTCGCAGGCTTCGATGAATTTGGCCAAACCTTTTAAAGTCGGGACCGAACTGTCTCCCAGGCCATGGGCAGGAGCAGTGGCAGTCCCTGCCATGAGATTGCCGACGCGGTCGTTGTTCGGCGACTTGAGCAAGAATTCGATGGGTGCCAGCACCTGGCCGAAGGCGCGTTGGAGCAGGCGCTCTCCCCAACCGTCCGGCATGGCGTCGTTGATAAAGCCCGGTATGCCTCGGTTCTTGGCAATGCCGGTATAGGCTTCTGCGCGTAACGGATAGTTGATCGGGTCGGGCACCCAGTTGCCACGCTCTACATAGTCAGGCGCATAAATGAATTCGCCGAACCGCCCCTGCAAGGTCAGTCTGCCAAGGGTCAGGATCTCTCCGCTGTCCGGGTGCTCCATGTAGATATAGGCACGGGACATCAGAAGTCCTCCGCTTTGGATTTGCGCAACCGCACCCGTTTGGAGGCAATGCTCTGGTGCGCGTCCTCATCAGTGACATACCGGGTGATCTGCGAGGTGGTTTCGATCCCGTCCAATGAGGCGAAAATCGACTCGTTGAGCCCAAGGCGCCACAGGACCAGCATAAAAGATCGCAGGTCGACGGATTCCGAGCCGTTCTCGATTTTGCGCAGCGTGTGCTCGGAGATGCCGAGCGTCGACTTGAAATCCGCTTGGCGCATGCCCGACGTCAAGCGCCTGGCTTTGACCAGAAGCCCGATTTTGCTGAGGGTGTCGGCACAGGCAACCGGGAAAAAGTCTTTCATAATACGCACCATGATGAGCGTTATCCTTCATAAGGTTCACCATAGCACGTATTAAGTTTGAGTCTTAGGTTTTAATAGCGACCGCGGTGAGTATTATTCTGGAAAAGGCTCACCTGGGTGAGCTTTATTTTAGCGGCAGCTTCGCTTGAGCGTCTCACTCGGCAACTCTTGAAACAACGCCCGATAGCTGCTGGAAAACCTGCCCAGATGCCAGAACGACCACTGCATCGCTACTTCGGCCACCGTGGTCTCCATGGGCGAGCGCTTGAGCAGTTCACGGTGTGCGCTGTTGAGCCGGCGCAAGCGTAGCCAATGGGTGGGCGTCATGCCGGTGTAGGCCTTGAACGCCTGTTGCAACTGACGCAGGGAAACCCCGGCCACCTGGGAAAGCTCCAGCAGGTTGAGGGTTTCTTCGGGAACGTCGGCGGCCCATTCACCGATACGCTTCATGACTGCGCGTTCTTCGGCGCGGCGCCGCAGGCCTCCGCGATCGAGGCAGACGCAGGCGTTGTCGAGGATGTACAGGCAGTCCTCCAGCAACTGCTGGGTCAATGCCTCCTTGCTCGGCGGATCGAGTGTCTGTGTCAGCCGGGTCAGGGTCCCGCTCAGCCAGCGGCTGAACAGCGCGTTCTGCCCCGAGTTCAGCGGCGCCATGAACAGCCCTTCGAGCCGGGCAACATTCAGGCCGTGACGCTGAACGAACGCCGGGCCGAACACCACGGCGATTTCCTGGTAGTTCTCCGGGGTGATCCAGATGTTGCGGCTCTCTTCATTCAACACATACAGCGCGTTGTCGCTGCGATCGAAACAGAATGCCAGCGAGCCCTCGGGCGCACTGAAATTCTGCTCGACCCGGGTGTTCATGTGTTCCTCGTAGATCTCCACGCCTTGCAGGTCCAGGTAGCGCACGCGCCCGGCGAAATGCCCCGGGGACATCTGCTGGTAGTGCTGGACCCAACCGGGTGTGGCGCGGATCTGTTCGGCCACGTCGGCGGTGTTGAAGGCTTGGACTTGTAACGGATTGCACGCTGTCATCGGTGACCTTACGCACTCGTTTGGTGCGTTTTGGTGCTGCTGAAAGTGGATAGATGGAACCGCAAGGCTCGCCCAAGATAGTCGTCAACGCGCCACAGGGGAAGTGTGTGGTGGATGAAACCACCCTCCCCGGCGTTTACAAAACCAATAACGAGGTCTTTATGAATGCCCCTTTCGATCAGCTGTTCACTTGGCTGAAAGATCACAAGATTACCGAAGTCGAGTGCGTCGTCAGCGACCTGACCGGCATTGCACGCGGCAAAATCGCACCGACCAACAAGTTCCTGCATGAGCGAGGCATGCGCCTGCCGGAAAGTGTGCTGCTGCAAACGGTAACCGGGGACTTTGTCGACGATGACATCTACTACGACCTGCTCGATCCGGCCGACATCGACATGGTGTGCAAGCCGGTTTCTGACGCGGTTTACGTGATCCCGTGGGCCATCGAGCCGACGGCGATCGTGATCCACGATACGTTCGACAAGTTCGGCAACCCCATCGAACTGTCGCCGCGCAACGTGTTGAAGAAAGTGTTGCAGCTGTACACCGACAAAGGCTGGAAGCCGATCGTCGCGCCGGAAATGGAGTTCTACCTGACCCAGCGCTGCGAAGACCCGGACTTGCCGCTCAAGGCGCCGCTGGGCCGTTCGGGGCGTGCGGAAAGTGGCCGGCAGTCGTTTTCCATCGACGCCGCCAACGAATTCGATCCGCTGTTCGAAGACGTCTACGACTGGTGCGAACTGCAGGGCCTGGACCTCGACACCTTGATCCACGAAGACGGCCCGGCGCAGATGGAAATCAACTTCCGTCATGGCGACGCACTGGATCTGGCGGATCAGATCACCGTGTTCAAACGCACAATGCGTGAGGCAGCGCTCAAGCACAATGTAGCGGCGACCTTCATGGCCAAGCCGATCGGCGACGAGCCCGGCAGCGCCATGCACATCCACCAGAGCGTGGTCGATATCGCCAGCGGGCAACCGATCTTTGCCAATGCCGACGGCAGCATGAGCGAGCTGTTCCTGCGCCATATCGGCGGTCTGCAGAAGTACATCCCTAAAGTGCTGCCGATGTTCGCGCCCAACGTGAACTCCTTCCGCCGGTTCCTGCCGGACACTTCGGCCCCGGTCAACGTCGAATGGGGCGAAGAAAACCGCACCGTCGGCCTGCGCGTACCGACCTCCACGCCGGATTCGATGCGGGTGGAGAACCGCTTGCCGGGCGCCGATGCCAACCCTTATCTGGCGATTGCGGCGAGTTTGTTGTGCGGGTACCTCGGCATGGTCGAAGGCATTGAACCCAGCGCTGCGGTCCAGGGCCGTGCCTACGAACGGCGCAATCTGCGCCTGCCGATCACCATCGAAGACGCCCTGACGCAGATGGAGGAATGCGCAACCATCGGGCGCTACCTGGGCAGCAAGTTTGTACGTGGGTATGTCGCGGTCAAGCGCGCCGAGCACGAGAACTTCAAGCGGGTGATCAGTTCCTGGGAACGGGAATTTCTGATGCTCAGCGTCTGAGACCTCGCTCCCTGGAACCATACCCCTCCCTGTGGGAGCGGGCTTGCTCGCGAAGGGGGCGTAACGTTCAACATCATCGTTGACGGTTATACCGCTTTCGCGAGCAAGCCCGCTCCCACAGGGGAATGCCAACGCCTGAAAAATCCAATAACTCCAAGAGGTGTCGATATATGCGTCTATTGAAATCCGTGGTCCCGGTCGCGCTGGCGATGATGTTCAGCGCGGTGGCTCATGCCCAGCCCAGCGTCAGCGTCTACAACTGGACCGATTACATCGGCGAGACCACCCTCGCCGACTTCCAGGCCAACACCGGGATCAAGGTGATCTACGACGTATTCGATTCCAACGAAACCCTGGAGGGCAAACTGCTCGCCGGTCGCACCGGGTATGACGTGGTGGTGCCGTCCAACCACTTCCTCGCCCGCCAGGTGAAGGCCGGTGCCTTCCTCAAGCTGGATCGCTCGCAGTTGCCCAACTTCAAGAATCTCGACCCGAAACTGTTGACGTTGCTGGAGCAGAACGACCCGGGCAACGAGCATTCGGTGCCCTATCTGTGGGGCACCAACGGGATCGGCTACAACGTCGACAAGGTCAAGCAGGTGCTGGGCATTGACCGTATCGACTCCTGGGCGGTGTTTTTCGAACCGGAAAACCTGAAGAAGCTCAGCCAGTGCGGCGTGTCGATGATGGACTCGGCGGATGAAGTATTCCCCGCGGTCCTCAATTACATGGGCATGGACCCACGTAGCGAAAAGCCTGAGGATTACAAAAAGGCTGAAGCCAAGCTGCTGACCATTCGCCCTTACATCACCTATTTCCATTCCTCCAAGTACGTGTCGGACCTGGCCAACGGCGATATTTGCGTGGCCTTCGGTTACTCGGGCGACGTGTTCCAGGCCGCCAACCGGGCCAAGGAAGCCAAGAACGGCGTGAACATCGCTTACGCGATCCCCAAGGAGGGCAGCAACCTGTGGTTCGACTTGCTGGCGATTCCGGCCGATGCCGGCAACCAGAAAGAAGCCCATGCGTTCATCAACAACCTGCTCGACCCAAAAGTGATCGCCAACGTCAGCGCTTCGGTCGGTTACGCCAACCCGAACCCGGCTTCCCAGCCGTACATGGACGCCGAACTGGTGAATAATCCAGAGGTGTATCCGCCTCAGGCCGTCCTCGACAAGCTCTACATCTCGACCACCCCGCCCCAGCCGATCATGCGCCTGATGACCCGCTCCTGGAGCAAAGTGAAGTCCAGCCAATGAACAACCAACACGCGCAGTCCTATTACGCGGCGACCGCGAACAGCCTGGCGCCCTACCCCACGCTGGACCAGGATCTGGTCGCCGATGTGTGCGTGATCGGCGGCGGGTTCACCGGGGTCAACACGGCCATCGAACTGGCGCAGCGCGGGCTCTCGGTGATTGTGCTGGAAGCCCGGCGGATCGGCTGGGGCGCCAGCGGGCGCAACGGCGGTCAGTTGATCCGCGGGGTCGGCCATGACGTCAGCGGGTTTGCCCGGCATGTCGGTGCAGAAGGCGTGCGTTACCTCGAGCGCGCCGGGATCGAGTCGGTGGAACTGGTGGGTAACCGCATCCGCGAACACAAGATTGACTGCGACTTGCGCTGGGGCTTCTGTGAACTGGCCAATACCAAGGCGCAGTTCGCCGCGTTCAAGGCAGAGCAACAAAGCCTGGCAGAGTCGGGATACGCCCATCAGACCCGCCTCGTGGGGCCGGAGCAGATCCGTCAGCAAGTGGTGGACTCCGGGGTGTACGCCGGCGGTCTGGTGGACATGGGCTCGGGGCACTTGCACCCGCTCAACCTGGTCCTCGGTGAAGCGCGACTGGCGCACAGCCTCGGCGTGCAGATCTTCGAGCAAAGCCCGGTGCTGGCGTTGATTCATGGCAGCACCGTGCAGGTGCGCTGTGCCGCTGGCACGGTACGCGCCGGCACGCTGGTGCTGGCGTGCAATGCGCACCTGGAAGAGCTGGAACCGAAACTCAGTGGCAAAGTGCTGCCGGCGGGCAGCTACATCATCGCCACCGAGCCTTTGGCTCCCGAGGTTGCAGCGCGGTTGATCCCGCAGAACCTGGCGCTGTGCGACCAGAAAGTCGGCCTGGATTATTACCGGCTCTCGGCGGACCGACGCCTGCTGTTTGGTGGGGCCTGCCATTATTCCGGGCGCGATCCGGTAGACATCGCGGCCTATATGCGTCCACAAATGCTCAAGGTGTTCCCGCAACTGTCGGACGTGCGCATCGACTATCAATGGGGCGGCAAGATTGGCATCACCGCCAACCGCTTCCCCCAGGTCGGGCGTTTGCGCCAGCATCCGAACGTGTTTTACGCCCAGGGTTACTCGGGCCATGGCCTGAACGTGACCCACTGGTGCGCCAGGCTGTTGGCCGAAGCGATCCATGCCGGACACAGCCAGGGGTTCGACGTGTTCAGCGCGGTGCCGCACATGACCTTCCCTGGCGGGCCGATGCTGCGCTCGCCGCTGCTGGCCCTCGGGATGTTCTGGTATCGCCTGCGCGAATTGCTTGGCTGACATTCGAATGAACACCGCATTCCTCCTGTAGGAGCCGGCTTGCTGGCGAAGGCGTTTTCAAGGGCGGTGCAGGGCCCCAGGCCGCCTTCGCTGGCAAGCCGGCTCCTACAGGGATTATCGGCGGCTTGATTATCTTCGTTACGGCATCACGCCCCCAACGCCTCGTTCAACCTTTCGATTTGCTCAATCGCAAGGCACTTCTATATTGAGGGGGTGCTCTGAATTTCCTGTCTCCTGGCGAGTGCGGCCTATGGCTACGACTGACCACCTGATCATCTGCGAGCACTGCGACTGCGTGTATGAAAAAGTCACGCTCGCCAAACATCAGAAAACCCTGTGCATGCGCTGCGGCGGCGTGCTTCAGCGCTATAACGGTCTGTCGGTGGAACAGCGCCTGGCGTTGACCTTCACGGCGGCTGTCCTGTGGACGTTCGCCAATTTCTATCCGGTCATGAGCATCAGTCTCAAAGGCCTGAAAAACAGCGCGACGCTCTGGGATTCGGTGCTGGCCCTCAGCCAGGGCCCGATCACCTTCATTGCGTTGGTGGCGGCGGTTTCGATGATCATCGCGCCGGTGTTCCAGCTGTTGTTGCTGATCTGGGTCCTGAGTTACGCCCTTGCGAACCAGCGCTCGCCCGGTTTCCGGTTCTGCATGCGCTGGCTGGAAACCCTGCGGCCCTGGAGCATGCTCGAAGTCTGCCTGTTGGGGGCCATGGTCGCGGTGTTCAAACTCGCCGGACTGCTCGATGTGTTGCCCGGTATCGGTCTGTTCGCCCTGGCGGTGCTCAGCTTGATGATGATCCGCATTGCCGGACGCGATATCCGCGAACTGTGGGACATCTTATGACTACGCCACCGCTCGCCAGCGAACTCGACCTGTGCCTGTGCCACAGCTGCGGCCTGGCCTGTGACATCACCCATGACCCCCATGAATGCGAACGCTGCGGCGCCCCGCTGCACCGGCGCAAGACCGACTCGCTGACCCGGACCTGGGCGTTCCTGCTGGCGTCGCTGATATTTTATGTGCCGGCCAACCTGCTGCCGGTGATGAACACCACCATGCTCGGTTCCGGTTCCGAGAGCACCATCATGGGCGGCGTGCTGGAGTTCTGGCAGCACGGCGCCTGGGACATCGCCCTGATTATCTTCATCGCCAGCATCGCGGTGCCCGGCGTCAAGTTCGTCGCCCTGACGATGCTGCTGGTGACGGTCCAGCGCGGGAGTTCCTGGGCGCTCAAGGAACGCTCGAAGCTGTACCGATTCGTCGAACTCATCGGCTACTGGTCGATGCTCGACGTGATTGTCGTCGCCCTCGTGGCGGCGCTGGTGAAGTTCCAGGCGCTGGGCGATATCGAGCCGCGCCAGGGCATTTTGTTCTTTGGCCTGGTGGTCGTGTTCACCATGCTGTCGGCGATGAGTTTCGACCCGCGCCTGATCTGGGACAAGCAGGATAAAGCACGCAACAACCCACCCAACGAGGAGGTCATGGATGAAGTCGCAAGCCACTGACGGGCCGCAAGCCCCCGGCCCGGCCCCGGTCAAGACCCGCCGATTCAGCATCTCGCTGGTGTGGATCGTGCCGATCGTCGCCGTGCTGGTGGGGATTTCGCTGGTGGTGCACTCGGTCATGCAGGAAGGGCCGACCATCACCGTTACGTTCAAGACCGGCAGCGGCCTGACGGCCAACAAGACCGAGGTCAAATACCGCAATGTGGTGATCGGCGTGGTGTCCGACGTCGAATTGAGTGCCGATCAGAAGAGTGTCAACGCCACCGTCAAACTGTCCAAGCAGGCAGAAAGTTTCACCCGCCAGGATTCGCAGTTCTGGGTGGTGCGTCCGCGTATCGGTGCCGGTGGGGTTTCGGGTATCGACACCTTGCTGTCCGGGGACTACATCGGCGCCGATATCGGCCAGTCCAACTCCCGTGCGAAGAATTTCACGGGGCTGGAAAACCCGCCGCCCATCACCTATGGCGAACCGGGCAAGCGCTTCATGCTCAATACCCAGGACCTCGGTTCGCTGGACATCGGCTCGCCGGTCTACTACCGCAAGATTCCGGTCGGCCAGGTGGTGGCCTATGCCCTGAACGCCGACGGCAAAGGGGTGAATATCGAAGTGTTCATCCACGCGCCCAACGATGCCTACGTCACCGAGAACACCCGGTTCTGGAATGCCAGCGGGATCGACGTCAGCGTTGGCGCCAACGGCGTTGCGGTGAAGACCGAGTCGCTATCGTCCTTGCTGGTAGGCGGCATTGCCTTCCGCGCCCCGGAATACAGCCCCAACGATCAGCCGGCCAGCGAGGATAAAGCCTTCGACCTGTTCGACGACCAGCAAACCGCCCTTGCCCCGCCCCACGGCAAGGCGCAGTACCTGAGTTTGCGTTTCGACCAGGCCTTGCGTGGGCTCAAAGTCGATGCGCCAGTGGAGTTTCTCGGCGTCGAGTTCGGTAAAGTGGTGTCGATCAACCTGGATTACGATGCGAAAAAGCGCAGTTTTCCGGTCAATGTCGGCATTCTCATCTACCCGCAACGCCTCGGCACGGCCCACTCCAAAATGCTCAAGGCCTTGAATCATGATCCCAATGATGAAGCCGCCGGCGTGCGGTTGATGGGCAGCTTTATCGAGAACGGTCTGCGGGCCCAGGCCCGCAGTGGCAATCTGTTGACCGGCCAGCTGTACATCGCGCTCGATTTTTACCCCAAGGCGGAGAAGGTCGTGTTCGATCCGAGTGCCCGTCCCGTCATCATTCCAACGATTCCCGGTAGCCTCGAGCAATTACAGGAAAAACTCGAAGGAATGGTCAACAAGATCAACCAGCTGCCGATCGAGCGCATCGCCGGCAACCTCGACAGCAACCTCGTCGAACTGCGCAAAGGCCTGGTCCAATTCAATGCCAGGACCCTGCCCGGCGTGCAAACCACCCTGGCGGACGTCAGCAAAACCCTGCAATCGGCGAGTTCGACCCTGGCCGAAGATTCACCGCAACGTGAACAACTGACCCAGACCCTGGACGAACTGGGACGCATGTCGCGCTCCTTGCGCGAGCTCTCGGATTACCTGGGCCGACATCCGGAATCGCTGCTGCGCGGGCGCCCCAACAATGCCGCGCCAATGGATCTGCAAGCGCCACCGCGCAATTGAGCACAGGAGCATTACCCATGGCTTTACCGCTGAAGATCACCCTGGTCGCC carries:
- a CDS encoding type II toxin-antitoxin system HipA family toxin yields the protein MSRAYIYMEHPDSGEILTLGRLTLQGRFGEFIYAPDYVERGNWVPDPINYPLRAEAYTGIAKNRGIPGFINDAMPDGWGERLLQRAFGQVLAPIEFLLKSPNNDRVGNLMAGTATAPAHGLGDSSVPTLKGLAKFIEACEAVYDGQLDEQSVAMLNIRQQRSSLGGARPKRTLQDHGMLILAKPRDRFDQYDFPAIEYACMTFAASKGMNVAKTALHAETPSTLLIERFDRTPLAEGARRIPMLSALTLLDAEWNEQYHRDWRYAAVADEMRRRGVPDVDLQELFKRMCYNALAGNSDDHPRNHSIIWLAGQWRLSPMYDVLPIVDEGPAQTLAMAVGRDGNQISRGNMLSHHSHFALTREHAEHLLDEVIGWEEELKDYYAQWLQGEELQMARAAVSSARMRK
- a CDS encoding transcriptional regulator, yielding MVRIMKDFFPVACADTLSKIGLLVKARRLTSGMRQADFKSTLGISEHTLRKIENGSESVDLRSFMLVLWRLGLNESIFASLDGIETTSQITRYVTDEDAHQSIASKRVRLRKSKAEDF
- a CDS encoding helix-turn-helix domain-containing protein, whose protein sequence is MTACNPLQVQAFNTADVAEQIRATPGWVQHYQQMSPGHFAGRVRYLDLQGVEIYEEHMNTRVEQNFSAPEGSLAFCFDRSDNALYVLNEESRNIWITPENYQEIAVVFGPAFVQRHGLNVARLEGLFMAPLNSGQNALFSRWLSGTLTRLTQTLDPPSKEALTQQLLEDCLYILDNACVCLDRGGLRRRAEERAVMKRIGEWAADVPEETLNLLELSQVAGVSLRQLQQAFKAYTGMTPTHWLRLRRLNSAHRELLKRSPMETTVAEVAMQWSFWHLGRFSSSYRALFQELPSETLKRSCR
- a CDS encoding glutamine synthetase family protein; this translates as MNAPFDQLFTWLKDHKITEVECVVSDLTGIARGKIAPTNKFLHERGMRLPESVLLQTVTGDFVDDDIYYDLLDPADIDMVCKPVSDAVYVIPWAIEPTAIVIHDTFDKFGNPIELSPRNVLKKVLQLYTDKGWKPIVAPEMEFYLTQRCEDPDLPLKAPLGRSGRAESGRQSFSIDAANEFDPLFEDVYDWCELQGLDLDTLIHEDGPAQMEINFRHGDALDLADQITVFKRTMREAALKHNVAATFMAKPIGDEPGSAMHIHQSVVDIASGQPIFANADGSMSELFLRHIGGLQKYIPKVLPMFAPNVNSFRRFLPDTSAPVNVEWGEENRTVGLRVPTSTPDSMRVENRLPGADANPYLAIAASLLCGYLGMVEGIEPSAAVQGRAYERRNLRLPITIEDALTQMEECATIGRYLGSKFVRGYVAVKRAEHENFKRVISSWEREFLMLSV
- a CDS encoding polyamine ABC transporter substrate-binding protein, which codes for MRLLKSVVPVALAMMFSAVAHAQPSVSVYNWTDYIGETTLADFQANTGIKVIYDVFDSNETLEGKLLAGRTGYDVVVPSNHFLARQVKAGAFLKLDRSQLPNFKNLDPKLLTLLEQNDPGNEHSVPYLWGTNGIGYNVDKVKQVLGIDRIDSWAVFFEPENLKKLSQCGVSMMDSADEVFPAVLNYMGMDPRSEKPEDYKKAEAKLLTIRPYITYFHSSKYVSDLANGDICVAFGYSGDVFQAANRAKEAKNGVNIAYAIPKEGSNLWFDLLAIPADAGNQKEAHAFINNLLDPKVIANVSASVGYANPNPASQPYMDAELVNNPEVYPPQAVLDKLYISTTPPQPIMRLMTRSWSKVKSSQ
- a CDS encoding FAD-binding oxidoreductase, coding for MNNQHAQSYYAATANSLAPYPTLDQDLVADVCVIGGGFTGVNTAIELAQRGLSVIVLEARRIGWGASGRNGGQLIRGVGHDVSGFARHVGAEGVRYLERAGIESVELVGNRIREHKIDCDLRWGFCELANTKAQFAAFKAEQQSLAESGYAHQTRLVGPEQIRQQVVDSGVYAGGLVDMGSGHLHPLNLVLGEARLAHSLGVQIFEQSPVLALIHGSTVQVRCAAGTVRAGTLVLACNAHLEELEPKLSGKVLPAGSYIIATEPLAPEVAARLIPQNLALCDQKVGLDYYRLSADRRLLFGGACHYSGRDPVDIAAYMRPQMLKVFPQLSDVRIDYQWGGKIGITANRFPQVGRLRQHPNVFYAQGYSGHGLNVTHWCARLLAEAIHAGHSQGFDVFSAVPHMTFPGGPMLRSPLLALGMFWYRLRELLG
- a CDS encoding paraquat-inducible protein A, with amino-acid sequence MATTDHLIICEHCDCVYEKVTLAKHQKTLCMRCGGVLQRYNGLSVEQRLALTFTAAVLWTFANFYPVMSISLKGLKNSATLWDSVLALSQGPITFIALVAAVSMIIAPVFQLLLLIWVLSYALANQRSPGFRFCMRWLETLRPWSMLEVCLLGAMVAVFKLAGLLDVLPGIGLFALAVLSLMMIRIAGRDIRELWDIL
- a CDS encoding paraquat-inducible protein A, encoding MTTPPLASELDLCLCHSCGLACDITHDPHECERCGAPLHRRKTDSLTRTWAFLLASLIFYVPANLLPVMNTTMLGSGSESTIMGGVLEFWQHGAWDIALIIFIASIAVPGVKFVALTMLLVTVQRGSSWALKERSKLYRFVELIGYWSMLDVIVVALVAALVKFQALGDIEPRQGILFFGLVVVFTMLSAMSFDPRLIWDKQDKARNNPPNEEVMDEVASH
- a CDS encoding MlaD family protein, which codes for MKSQATDGPQAPGPAPVKTRRFSISLVWIVPIVAVLVGISLVVHSVMQEGPTITVTFKTGSGLTANKTEVKYRNVVIGVVSDVELSADQKSVNATVKLSKQAESFTRQDSQFWVVRPRIGAGGVSGIDTLLSGDYIGADIGQSNSRAKNFTGLENPPPITYGEPGKRFMLNTQDLGSLDIGSPVYYRKIPVGQVVAYALNADGKGVNIEVFIHAPNDAYVTENTRFWNASGIDVSVGANGVAVKTESLSSLLVGGIAFRAPEYSPNDQPASEDKAFDLFDDQQTALAPPHGKAQYLSLRFDQALRGLKVDAPVEFLGVEFGKVVSINLDYDAKKRSFPVNVGILIYPQRLGTAHSKMLKALNHDPNDEAAGVRLMGSFIENGLRAQARSGNLLTGQLYIALDFYPKAEKVVFDPSARPVIIPTIPGSLEQLQEKLEGMVNKINQLPIERIAGNLDSNLVELRKGLVQFNARTLPGVQTTLADVSKTLQSASSTLAEDSPQREQLTQTLDELGRMSRSLRELSDYLGRHPESLLRGRPNNAAPMDLQAPPRN